The proteins below are encoded in one region of Aquisphaera giovannonii:
- a CDS encoding ATP-binding response regulator encodes MATQDQPEIGSSTRDWTAMPEGISPRPLLLLVDDEPVGLRSLASVFSDADYELSFAVDGPEAIVKVEGTRPDLVILDVMMPGMDGLEVCRRIRGLPDVAEVPILLVTALDDRESRLEGLRSGADDYITKPLDRAEIRARVRTITRLNRFRKLQAEIVHSRRVMSDLAAHSARQERLRELDRTILQASSSQQIAAVLPLLRDLIPHEHAAIYKCDMRGQPSVLLAEHGSRGRILAGLARPGEEDLGLDVEPGSVGSPSHVLSLMGEGRLPDVLEAFRASGSSELLVFPMNLKGRRFGVLLLGFASRIGAAGPLAELVREIADILSLALAHFELLETVTRGRSQLEFLSRRLLQVREEESRHIARELHDEIGQLLAVLNFSLRGMQQSEGSGPFQETLGYGLDVVSRLLAKVRGLSLDLHPALLEDFGLVTALRRYIGSVASRVGRTAILEADESIGRFDRQIETACYRVTQEALTNALRHGEASSVRIELTEREGALHLLIDDDGRGFDTEAAMESAARGASLGLLGMRERVSLVGGELSIFSEPGNGTKIRATLPLNQSSRPS; translated from the coding sequence ATGGCGACGCAAGATCAGCCCGAGATCGGGTCTTCGACCCGGGACTGGACGGCAATGCCGGAGGGCATCTCGCCACGGCCGTTGCTCCTCCTCGTGGATGACGAGCCGGTCGGCCTCCGGTCGCTCGCCTCGGTGTTCAGCGACGCGGACTATGAGCTTTCGTTCGCCGTCGACGGGCCGGAGGCGATCGTCAAGGTCGAGGGGACCCGGCCCGACCTCGTCATCCTGGACGTGATGATGCCGGGCATGGACGGGCTCGAGGTCTGCCGACGGATCCGCGGCCTGCCCGATGTGGCCGAGGTTCCGATCCTCCTGGTGACCGCGCTGGACGACAGGGAGTCGCGACTCGAGGGCCTACGCTCCGGCGCCGACGATTACATCACGAAGCCGCTGGATCGTGCGGAGATCCGCGCCAGGGTCAGGACGATCACGCGACTGAATCGCTTCCGGAAGCTCCAGGCCGAGATCGTCCACTCGCGTCGAGTGATGAGCGACCTGGCCGCCCATTCCGCCCGCCAGGAAAGGCTTCGGGAACTCGATAGGACGATCCTGCAGGCCTCGTCGTCGCAGCAGATCGCCGCGGTCCTGCCCCTCCTTCGAGACCTCATCCCTCACGAGCACGCGGCGATCTACAAGTGCGACATGCGCGGGCAGCCGAGCGTGCTGCTTGCGGAGCACGGGAGCCGCGGACGGATCCTGGCCGGCCTGGCGAGGCCCGGGGAGGAGGACCTCGGACTCGACGTCGAACCCGGCTCCGTGGGGTCGCCATCGCACGTCCTCTCGCTCATGGGGGAGGGGCGGCTCCCGGATGTGCTGGAGGCCTTTCGCGCCTCGGGTTCGAGCGAGCTCCTCGTCTTCCCGATGAACCTCAAAGGGCGCCGATTCGGCGTGCTCCTGCTCGGCTTCGCGAGCCGAATCGGCGCGGCGGGGCCGCTGGCGGAGCTGGTCCGGGAGATCGCCGACATCCTCTCCTTGGCCCTGGCCCACTTCGAGCTCCTCGAGACCGTCACCCGGGGTCGCAGCCAGCTCGAATTCCTCTCCCGGCGGCTGTTGCAGGTGCGCGAGGAGGAATCCCGGCACATCGCACGCGAGCTCCATGACGAGATAGGTCAACTCCTGGCGGTGCTGAATTTCTCGCTCCGGGGCATGCAGCAGTCCGAGGGATCCGGGCCGTTCCAGGAGACGCTCGGATACGGCCTCGACGTGGTGTCGCGGCTCCTCGCCAAGGTCCGCGGGCTCTCGCTGGACCTGCACCCCGCGCTGCTGGAGGACTTCGGACTAGTGACGGCCCTCCGCCGCTACATCGGCTCCGTCGCCAGCCGAGTCGGGCGGACCGCCATCCTCGAGGCCGACGAGTCGATTGGCCGCTTCGACCGGCAGATCGAGACGGCCTGCTATCGGGTCACCCAGGAGGCGCTGACCAACGCCCTTCGGCACGGAGAGGCCAGCAGTGTCCGCATCGAGCTGACGGAGCGGGAAGGCGCTCTGCATCTGCTCATCGACGATGACGGGCGAGGATTCGACACCGAAGCGGCGATGGAGAGCGCCGCGCGGGGGGCCAGCCTCGGTCTCCTGGGCATGCGGGAACGCGTCTCCCTGGTCGGCGGGGAGCTGTCCATCTTCTCCGAGCCCGG
- a CDS encoding HAD family hydrolase: MRQPVLIFDFGNVVGFFDYSGMYERFGRRLGMSGMALEETLSKRGVAAAGRDFELGRIGADEFARRVTGMAGLEMSFEDFEAEWPDIFTLNEPVARLVEALDRAGYTLLLGSNTNPLHAACFRVKFRETLDRFDHLVLSYEVGVMKPDAAFFEACVALAGVPAESCVFIDDAEANVAGAIAAGLRGVVYRDPESLASALARMGVEGTPGGA; this comes from the coding sequence ATGCGACAGCCCGTCCTGATCTTCGACTTCGGCAACGTGGTCGGCTTCTTCGACTATTCCGGGATGTACGAGCGATTCGGCCGACGGCTCGGGATGTCAGGCATGGCGCTCGAGGAGACCCTGTCGAAGCGTGGGGTGGCTGCCGCCGGCCGCGACTTCGAGCTGGGCCGCATCGGCGCCGACGAGTTCGCCCGCCGCGTGACCGGGATGGCTGGCCTGGAGATGAGCTTCGAGGACTTCGAAGCCGAGTGGCCGGACATCTTCACCCTCAACGAGCCGGTGGCGCGGCTGGTCGAGGCCCTCGACCGAGCGGGCTACACTCTGCTCCTCGGCTCGAACACCAATCCCCTCCACGCCGCATGCTTCCGGGTCAAGTTCCGGGAGACCCTGGACCGCTTCGACCACCTCGTTCTCTCCTACGAGGTGGGCGTCATGAAGCCCGATGCCGCGTTCTTCGAAGCGTGCGTGGCCCTCGCGGGCGTACCCGCGGAGTCGTGCGTGTTCATCGACGATGCCGAGGCCAACGTCGCCGGTGCGATCGCCGCCGGGCTCCGCGGCGTCGTCTATCGCGACCCCGAGAGCCTGGCATCCGCCCTGGCCCGCATGGGAGTCGAGGGCACTCCCGGCGGCGCCTGA
- a CDS encoding response regulator transcription factor yields MSTIRIVIADDHTIVRGGVRLLLEKLPDVAVVGEASDGSQAIDLVRLHQPDILVADIAMPGSNGLEVTRRLSDEGLPTRVVILSMHSDPEYVHRAVKVGARGYVLKRSAIEELELAVRAVVRGELFLSPSITGPIVDGYLDRGSPSSHHGELTPRQREVLEMIARGQTTKAIANRLGISVKTVEAHRAQVMDRLQIYDVPGLVRYAIRVGLTSSDE; encoded by the coding sequence ATGAGCACGATTCGTATCGTGATAGCGGATGACCATACGATCGTACGCGGTGGAGTCCGACTCCTGCTCGAGAAGCTGCCGGACGTCGCGGTGGTCGGCGAGGCGTCTGATGGCTCGCAGGCGATCGACCTGGTGCGGCTGCACCAGCCGGATATCCTCGTGGCCGACATAGCCATGCCGGGTTCGAACGGCCTGGAGGTCACCCGCCGATTGAGCGACGAGGGGTTGCCGACCCGCGTCGTGATCCTGTCCATGCACAGCGACCCCGAATACGTCCATCGCGCCGTCAAGGTGGGTGCCAGGGGATACGTGCTCAAGCGGTCCGCCATCGAGGAGTTGGAGCTGGCCGTCCGGGCGGTGGTCCGCGGCGAGCTGTTCCTGAGTCCTTCGATCACCGGGCCCATCGTGGATGGCTACCTGGACCGGGGTTCGCCCAGCTCTCATCATGGCGAACTGACGCCTCGCCAAAGGGAGGTTCTTGAGATGATCGCCCGGGGGCAGACGACGAAGGCGATCGCCAACCGACTGGGCATCAGCGTCAAGACCGTCGAGGCCCATCGCGCCCAGGTCATGGACCGGCTGCAAATCTACGACGTGCCGGGTCTCGTACGCTATGCCATCCGCGTCGGGCTCACGTCCTCCGACGAGTGA
- a CDS encoding DUF1559 family PulG-like putative transporter — translation MSPRRPRPAGATAADLAVGLGLAAAVFLVALMALPRNRERARLTSCQRNLGQIGLALALYDQLEGRLPAVGKLEAIDTAPIDAPPAPGPGPLRTLLDTLGLESFQGLKPASPLPRATGQVPEEASVPGFVCQSDPMATTGRFRAPISYRACTGGDALGDDGAFAPGRGTSLEKAEAADGASFTAAFSERKVGDGNARGGYEGNFAAVPGPIPAGGCPVPLPQGATWIGDAGASWVLAGYRSTLYNHAPAPNSPGSCVSRDGRTAGLGASSGHAQGVNLLMLDGSVKLVTPSVSPKVWKEFASLAEPEPTR, via the coding sequence ATGTCCCCGCGCCGACCGCGCCCCGCAGGGGCCACGGCGGCCGACCTCGCGGTTGGCCTCGGCCTGGCCGCCGCCGTCTTCCTCGTCGCGCTCATGGCCCTGCCGAGGAATCGCGAGAGGGCGAGGCTCACCTCCTGCCAGCGGAACCTCGGTCAGATCGGCCTGGCGCTGGCCCTTTACGACCAGTTGGAGGGGAGGCTGCCGGCGGTCGGCAAGCTGGAGGCGATCGACACCGCCCCGATCGATGCTCCGCCGGCGCCCGGGCCGGGGCCATTGCGGACGCTGCTGGACACGCTCGGCCTGGAGAGTTTCCAGGGGCTGAAGCCGGCCTCCCCCCTGCCCCGCGCGACCGGGCAAGTCCCGGAGGAGGCCTCCGTCCCGGGCTTCGTCTGCCAGAGCGATCCGATGGCCACCACGGGCCGTTTCCGCGCCCCGATCAGCTATCGGGCGTGCACCGGGGGCGACGCGCTGGGCGACGACGGGGCCTTCGCCCCAGGGCGGGGGACCAGCCTGGAGAAGGCCGAGGCCGCGGATGGGGCCAGCTTCACGGCCGCGTTCTCGGAGCGGAAAGTCGGCGACGGGAACGCTCGCGGAGGGTACGAGGGCAATTTCGCCGCGGTCCCCGGCCCCATCCCGGCGGGGGGCTGCCCGGTCCCTCTCCCCCAGGGAGCGACCTGGATCGGGGACGCCGGCGCGTCCTGGGTGCTGGCCGGCTACCGCTCGACGCTCTACAACCACGCGCCCGCCCCGAATTCCCCCGGCTCGTGCGTTTCCCGGGACGGCCGAACGGCCGGCCTGGGCGCGTCCAGCGGCCACGCGCAGGGGGTGAACTTGCTGATGCTCGACGGGTCGGTCAAACTGGTCACTCCCTCGGTCAGCCCGAAGGTATGGAAGGAATTCGCCTCCCTGGCCGAGCCCGAGCCGACTCGTTGA
- a CDS encoding SpoIVB peptidase S55 domain-containing protein: MPSFLRPAGPGFAGAAGLLSIVAAFAITVRGSEPDPRTYWDVKDLRPGMKGVGRTVMVGTKLEDFGAEVLGVMRDVSPGRDMVLCRLTGCNLEHAGIIQGMSGSPIYIDGKLVGAVAYAWEFAKDPIAGVTPFQQMVNYVRASDRRIAAESRERGRDRGMQAARLAVFPEFLDAAGEDGDGAPAQAADAALPLAGGGMAGMRPIVTPLAAAGFSPRALSQLETNLRPLGMAPMAGGMAPDHVLRGEGDRPLKPGSPLSIAMVMGDFDLSGIGTVTHVEGDRVYGFGHPMFSLGSCEMPMMTGYIHTVYPRASVSMKMGSPLKVVGVIDADVSTCVAGHLGPKPDMLPVSVRVKTGRYADPRTYRVRMVREPQLLPNLLLSVLTSAIDTEGNLPEELTARLSATFTLAGHEPITLSDTFSGPRYTGQSGASALFGPLASIANMLVHNPLQPVRIESIDCNVEIEPGRKVAAIEAVRLLSDTVEPGMDLRAFVTLKPFKGEREVLEVVLPIPADFPEGPHEVFFSDVAGTIRRRFRNEPSVAEPRDLAAFMRSIRVQTGPRRTAVYAHIATPERGLAIGGHDLPNLPGSARAAFASRKEVAAQTIRTDLVAVTPAAWVVEGSQSLKFNVARDAGLSLSLK, from the coding sequence ATGCCCTCCTTCTTGCGTCCAGCCGGTCCCGGCTTCGCCGGGGCCGCAGGCCTGTTGTCGATCGTCGCCGCGTTCGCCATCACGGTGCGGGGTTCCGAGCCGGATCCGAGGACATACTGGGACGTGAAGGACCTGCGCCCGGGCATGAAAGGCGTCGGGCGGACAGTGATGGTCGGGACCAAGCTGGAGGACTTCGGGGCCGAGGTGCTGGGCGTGATGCGCGACGTGAGCCCCGGGCGGGACATGGTCCTGTGCCGGCTCACCGGGTGCAACCTGGAGCACGCCGGGATCATCCAGGGGATGAGCGGGAGCCCCATTTACATCGACGGGAAGCTCGTCGGGGCGGTGGCCTACGCCTGGGAGTTCGCCAAGGATCCGATCGCGGGGGTGACGCCCTTCCAGCAGATGGTGAATTACGTCCGCGCCAGCGACCGCCGGATCGCGGCCGAGTCTCGGGAGCGTGGGCGTGACCGGGGGATGCAGGCGGCGAGGCTCGCCGTCTTCCCCGAATTCCTCGACGCCGCGGGCGAAGACGGCGACGGGGCGCCGGCCCAGGCCGCGGACGCCGCGCTGCCCCTGGCCGGGGGCGGGATGGCCGGGATGCGGCCGATCGTCACGCCCCTGGCCGCGGCCGGGTTCAGCCCCCGCGCCCTTTCGCAGCTCGAGACGAACCTCCGGCCCCTGGGGATGGCGCCGATGGCGGGCGGCATGGCCCCGGATCACGTCCTCCGCGGCGAGGGCGACCGGCCCCTCAAGCCGGGCTCGCCGCTCTCCATCGCCATGGTCATGGGCGACTTCGACCTGTCCGGGATCGGCACGGTCACCCACGTGGAAGGCGACCGGGTCTACGGCTTCGGCCATCCGATGTTCAGCCTCGGCTCCTGCGAGATGCCCATGATGACCGGGTACATCCACACCGTGTATCCGCGCGCCAGCGTCAGCATGAAGATGGGCTCGCCCCTGAAGGTCGTCGGCGTGATCGACGCCGACGTCAGCACGTGCGTCGCCGGCCACCTGGGACCGAAGCCGGACATGCTGCCCGTGAGCGTCCGGGTGAAGACGGGCCGCTACGCCGACCCGCGCACCTACCGGGTTCGGATGGTCCGGGAGCCGCAACTCCTCCCCAACTTGCTCCTCTCCGTCCTGACCAGCGCCATCGATACGGAGGGCAACCTCCCGGAGGAGCTGACCGCGAGGCTGTCGGCCACGTTCACGCTCGCAGGCCACGAGCCGATCACCCTGTCGGACACCTTCAGCGGGCCGCGGTACACGGGCCAGTCCGGCGCGTCGGCGCTCTTCGGGCCCCTGGCCTCCATCGCCAACATGCTCGTCCACAACCCGCTGCAGCCGGTCCGGATCGAGTCGATCGACTGCAACGTCGAGATCGAGCCCGGCCGCAAGGTGGCGGCCATCGAGGCCGTGCGGCTGCTTTCGGACACGGTCGAGCCCGGCATGGATCTCCGCGCCTTCGTGACCCTCAAGCCCTTCAAGGGCGAGCGCGAGGTGCTGGAGGTCGTGCTGCCGATCCCGGCCGACTTCCCGGAGGGGCCGCACGAGGTGTTCTTCAGCGACGTGGCCGGCACCATCCGCCGCCGCTTCCGCAACGAGCCGAGCGTCGCGGAGCCGCGTGATCTGGCGGCGTTCATGAGGTCGATCCGGGTGCAGACGGGGCCGCGGAGGACGGCCGTTTACGCCCACATCGCCACGCCGGAACGCGGGCTGGCGATCGGCGGACACGACCTCCCGAATCTGCCCGGGAGCGCCAGGGCCGCGTTCGCGTCCAGGAAGGAGGTCGCCGCACAGACCATCCGGACGGACCTCGTCGCCGTCACGCCGGCCGCCTGGGTGGTCGAGGGATCGCAGAGCCTCAAGTTCAACGTGGCCAGGGACGCCGGGCTGTCGCTATCGTTGAAGTGA